One Apostichopus japonicus isolate 1M-3 chromosome 7, ASM3797524v1, whole genome shotgun sequence genomic region harbors:
- the LOC139969527 gene encoding uncharacterized protein isoform X2, which translates to MRTIVLEKLTCEISVGSHFHTVAIRMSQGVYTQKDPIQNREEDGDEEEEGEEDVDKHQKLRAKYRKLKKLLACKKKKALAKEQKTRRKAKTKRVHAAALRNKKCNSYRNAKKAGSHAHEKLKVQSRCETGRSDRSDDDLDMLVDLLEADEDISDVLPSSQQFPNVEELLHKKKQKSKSIYDNAVDGTLVEDGNEASNLDEFPFTQPFKACHWETVGLHGSSTQPTDVGKISERDMLADGRFSRCKETGFEEKVGRQESTPDNTSIFDGLLDETLMEYEAAEEELTSLDYSSSTLPFYQQSKDKNLTENGHLECDGGSIVTPEGRGSKNEMKKESLPQNDSRKYPRKCTEVKNCNLKVCKRGTSCILSNDKIMTDEDGRRETKGNQSDSDAFSDESMIIFSSGSEDEGFLSVSSKPPALTKENEGTSLLTKDKRKPWFIPDMPKERVQKDTLRKTNKKSKKGGKKSEFISEAVELRDAQKRKTDIANDVKVTCSNQQLPEPTNGDSHPTKPRTISLQGKIIGSNKKNKKEQQKPGSLTKTVVGLTDTQDCRNGLETDEEGTYNDQQLTETADGFSHLKNRSKFIPYKPSTIASQEKIIGSTKKSKKQKQKLGSIPEAVALIDTQDCRDGVAPDNEVAFSDQQLTETANCLSHLKKRSEFIPYKPSTIASQGKIIGSNKKNKKQKQKLGSIPEAVALIDTQDCRDGVAPDNEVAFSDQQLTETANCLSHLKKRSEFIPYKPSTIASQGKIIGSNKKNKKQQQKPGSLTKAVGLTDTQYCRDGVATDDKGTCNDQQLTETANGSSNQVTEKPVFIPHRPNVNESSQRSMDSAKEQPKMSEPRPETLELGDNQHCKSDMANDKGTGSSTKCDSHLTKGPPGFIPYEPNVIVSQTSIMDPAKKNNLQKRKSESIPETLQDIAESAVGDTRNPADGLTEEETAKMSDQTKLTDMKGWNLPKGWETYREATVHKKTKGFHEAETHGGDGPVIPSHQLKRTTEICPPRNQQEFTQSTSTQTETTFHQFLSFFSVCEKFFYEYKNVTTTASLDNIGVDIDNPPSRKKLKKVMKKIKKSKRKQAKASKLRMSSSGQLSGSRKRRMKHSAKKRAIEHYTSPTGKSNMLHHPKLLFEKHTSSGPSSSEDFEVHRKGNII; encoded by the exons ATGAGAACTATAGTTCTGGAAAAGTTGACATGCGAAATTAGTGTCGGCAGTCACTTTCACACGGTTGCAATCAGAATGTCACAAGGTGTCTATACCCAGAAGGATCCGATTCAGAACAGAGAAGAGGATGGagatgaagaagaggaaggagaagaagatGTAGATAAGCATCAGAAACTTAGAGCGAAATATCGGAAATTGAAAAAGCTATTAGcatgcaaaaagaaaaaggCACTGGCTAAAGAACAAAAAACGAGAAGAAAAGCCAAAACAAAGCGTGTGCACGCTGCTGCTCTGAGAAATAAGAAGTGCAACAGTTATAGGAATGCCAAGAAAGCTGGCAGTCATGCACATGAGAAATTAAAAGTTCAATCAAGATGCGAGACCGGACGAAGCGATCGTAGTGATGATGATCTGGATATGCTTGTAGACCTTTTAGAAGCTGATGAAGACATAAGTGATGTTTTACCTTCTAGTCAGCAGTTCCCAAATGTAGAGGAATTATTGCACAAGAAGAAGCAGAAGTCTAAAAGTATTTATGATAATGCTGTAGATGGAACACTAGTGGAGGATGGAAATGAAGCTTCTAATCTAGACGAATTCCCATTTACTCAACCATTCAAAGCTTGCCACTGGGAGACGGTTGGGTTACATGGCTCTTCGACCCAACCGACGGACGTCGGAAAGATTTCTGAGAGAGACATGCTGGCAGATGGAAGATTTTCAAGATGCAAGGAAACAGGATTTGAGGAGAAGGTGGGCAGGCAAGAGTCGACACCAGATAACACATCCATCTTTGATGGTCTCCTTGATGAGACATTGATGGAATACGAAGCTGCCGAAGAAGAGCTTACTAGCTTAGATTACAGCTCATCTACCTTGCCATTCTATCAGCAAAGCAAGGACAAAAATCTGACCGAGAATGGACATCTTGAGTGTGATGGTGGGAGTATTGTAACACCTGAGGGAAGAGGCAGTAAAAACGAGATGAAAAAGGAATCACTACCACAGAACGACTCAAGGAAATATCCGAGAAAGTGTACAGAAGTCAAGAATTGTAATTTAAAAGTTTGTAAACGAGGGACTTCATGTATATTGAGCAATGACAAGATTATGACTGATGAGGATGGAAGGAGGGAGACCAAGGGAAACCAAAGTGACAGTGATGCATTTTCTGATGAATCAATGATCATATTTTCATCCGGTAGTGAAGATGAAGGATTCCTTTCTGTAAGTAGTAAGCCACCAGCTCTGACCAAAGAAAATGAGGGCACTTCTCTCCTGACAAAGGATAAAAGGAAGCCTTGGTTTATACCTGATATGCCAAAAGAAAGGGTGCAGAAAGACACTCTTAGGAAGACTAACAAGAAGAGCAAAAAAGGAGGGAAAAAGTCTGAATTCATCTCAGAGGCAGTAGAGTTGAGAGATGCACAAAAACGTAAGACAGATATAGCAAATGATGTTAAAGTCACATGCAGTAATCAACAGTTACCTGAACCAACTAATGGTGATTCTCACCCTACAAAGCCAAGAACAATTTCATTGCAGGGCAAGATTATTGGTTctaacaagaaaaacaaaaaggaacagCAAAAGCCTGGATCTCTCACAAAAACTGTAGTGGGATTAACAGATACCCAGGACTGTAGAAATGGTTTGGAAACTGATGAGGAAGGAACATACAATGATCAGCAATTAACAGAAACAGCTGATGGGTTCTCTCATCTTAAAAACAGGTCCAAGTTTATACCTTACAAGCCAAGTACAATTGCATCACAGGAAAAGATTATTGGTTCTACTAAGAAaagcaagaaacaaaaacaaaagcttGGATCCATACCAGAAGCAGTGGCATTAATAGATACCCAGGACTGTAGAGATGGTGTGGCACCTGATAATGAAGTAGCATTCAGTGATCAGCAATTAACAGAAACTGCTAATTGTCTTTCTCATCTTAAAAAGAGGTCCGAGTTTATACCTTACAAGCCAAGTACAATTGCATCACAGGGAAAGATTATTGGTTCtaacaagaaaaacaagaaacaaaaacaaaagcttGGATCCATACCAGAAGCAGTGGCATTAATAGATACCCAGGACTGTAGAGATGGTGTGGCACCTGATAATGAAGTAGCATTCAGTGATCAGCAATTAACAGAAACTGCTAATTGTCTTTCTCATCTTAAAAAGAGGTCCGAGTTTATACCTTACAAGCCAAGTACAATTGCATCACAGGGAAAGATTATTGGTTctaacaagaaaaacaaaaagcaacaacaaaagcCTGGATCTCTCACAAAAGCAGTGGGATTAACAGATACCCAGTACTGTAGAGATGGTGTGGCAACTGATGATAAAGGAACATGCAATGATCAGCAATTGACAGAAACAGCTAATGGTAGCTCTAACCAAGTTACCGAGAAGCCTGTTTTTATTCCGCACAGGCCAAATGTCAATGAGTCGTCACAAAGAAGCATGGATTCTGCCAAAGAGCAACCGAAAATGTCTGAACCCCGTCCAGAAACATTGGAATTAGGAGACAACCAGCACTGTAAGAGTGATATGGCAAATGATAAAGGAACAGGAAGCTCAACTAAATGTGACTCTCACCTTACGAAGGGGCCGCCTGGATTTATACCCTACGAGCCAAATGTAATTGTATCACAGACTAGCATTATGGATCCTGCCAAGAAAAACAACCTGCAAAAGAGGAAGTCTGAATCCATCCCAGAAACATTGCAAGATATAGCGGAATCGGCCGTCGGGGACACTCGTAATCCCGCAGATGGATTGACAGAGGAAGAGACAGCCAAAATGTCAGATCAAACAAAGCTAACAGATATGAAAGGTTGGAACCTTCCCAAAGGTTGGGAAACTTACAGAGAAGCCACAGTTCACAAGAAGACGAAGGGATTCCATGAAGCCGAGACCCACGGGGGAGATGGTCCCGTTATACCATCCCACCAATTGAAAAGAACTACCGAGATTTGTCCACCCAGAAACCAACAGGAATTCACACAGAGTACTTCTACACAAACAGAGACAACTTTTCACCAGTTCTTAAGTTTCTTTTCGGTATGCGAAAAGTTTTTCTATGAATATAAAAACGTTACAACTACGGCATCATTGGACAACATTGGAGTTGATATCGATAACCCGCCAAGTCGTAAGAAGTTGAAGAAAGTAATGAAGAAGATAAAAAAGAGCAAGAGAAAGCAAGCCAAAGCTTCAAAGTTGAGGATGTCTAGTAGTGGCCAGTTATCTGGTTCAAGAAAAAGACGAATGAAGCATTCTGCAAAGAAAAGAGCAATCGAACATTACACTTCTCCAACTGGAAAGTCAAATATGCTGCATCATCCTAAACTACTTTTTG AGAAGCATACTTCAAGTGGCCCTTCCTCCTCTGAAGATTTTGAAGTTCACAGAAAAGGAAACAT AATTTAG
- the LOC139969527 gene encoding uncharacterized protein isoform X1 — protein sequence MRTIVLEKLTCEISVGSHFHTVAIRMSQGVYTQKDPIQNREEDGDEEEEGEEDVDKHQKLRAKYRKLKKLLACKKKKALAKEQKTRRKAKTKRVHAAALRNKKCNSYRNAKKAGSHAHEKLKVQSRCETGRSDRSDDDLDMLVDLLEADEDISDVLPSSQQFPNVEELLHKKKQKSKSIYDNAVDGTLVEDGNEASNLDEFPFTQPFKACHWETVGLHGSSTQPTDVGKISERDMLADGRFSRCKETGFEEKVGRQESTPDNTSIFDGLLDETLMEYEAAEEELTSLDYSSSTLPFYQQSKDKNLTENGHLECDGGSIVTPEGRGSKNEMKKESLPQNDSRKYPRKCTEVKNCNLKVCKRGTSCILSNDKIMTDEDGRRETKGNQSDSDAFSDESMIIFSSGSEDEGFLSVSSKPPALTKENEGTSLLTKDKRKPWFIPDMPKERVQKDTLRKTNKKSKKGGKKSEFISEAVELRDAQKRKTDIANDVKVTCSNQQLPEPTNGDSHPTKPRTISLQGKIIGSNKKNKKEQQKPGSLTKTVVGLTDTQDCRNGLETDEEGTYNDQQLTETADGFSHLKNRSKFIPYKPSTIASQEKIIGSTKKSKKQKQKLGSIPEAVALIDTQDCRDGVAPDNEVAFSDQQLTETANCLSHLKKRSEFIPYKPSTIASQGKIIGSNKKNKKQKQKLGSIPEAVALIDTQDCRDGVAPDNEVAFSDQQLTETANCLSHLKKRSEFIPYKPSTIASQGKIIGSNKKNKKQQQKPGSLTKAVGLTDTQYCRDGVATDDKGTCNDQQLTETANGSSNQVTEKPVFIPHRPNVNESSQRSMDSAKEQPKMSEPRPETLELGDNQHCKSDMANDKGTGSSTKCDSHLTKGPPGFIPYEPNVIVSQTSIMDPAKKNNLQKRKSESIPETLQDIAESAVGDTRNPADGLTEEETAKMSDQTKLTDMKGWNLPKGWETYREATVHKKTKGFHEAETHGGDGPVIPSHQLKRTTEICPPRNQQEFTQSTSTQTETTFHQFLSFFSVCEKFFYEYKNVTTTASLDNIGVDIDNPPSRKKLKKVMKKIKKSKRKQAKASKLRMSSSGQLSGSRKRRMKHSAKKRAIEHYTSPTGKSNMLHHPKLLFEKHTSSGPSSSEDFEVHRKGNMDSRI from the exons ATGAGAACTATAGTTCTGGAAAAGTTGACATGCGAAATTAGTGTCGGCAGTCACTTTCACACGGTTGCAATCAGAATGTCACAAGGTGTCTATACCCAGAAGGATCCGATTCAGAACAGAGAAGAGGATGGagatgaagaagaggaaggagaagaagatGTAGATAAGCATCAGAAACTTAGAGCGAAATATCGGAAATTGAAAAAGCTATTAGcatgcaaaaagaaaaaggCACTGGCTAAAGAACAAAAAACGAGAAGAAAAGCCAAAACAAAGCGTGTGCACGCTGCTGCTCTGAGAAATAAGAAGTGCAACAGTTATAGGAATGCCAAGAAAGCTGGCAGTCATGCACATGAGAAATTAAAAGTTCAATCAAGATGCGAGACCGGACGAAGCGATCGTAGTGATGATGATCTGGATATGCTTGTAGACCTTTTAGAAGCTGATGAAGACATAAGTGATGTTTTACCTTCTAGTCAGCAGTTCCCAAATGTAGAGGAATTATTGCACAAGAAGAAGCAGAAGTCTAAAAGTATTTATGATAATGCTGTAGATGGAACACTAGTGGAGGATGGAAATGAAGCTTCTAATCTAGACGAATTCCCATTTACTCAACCATTCAAAGCTTGCCACTGGGAGACGGTTGGGTTACATGGCTCTTCGACCCAACCGACGGACGTCGGAAAGATTTCTGAGAGAGACATGCTGGCAGATGGAAGATTTTCAAGATGCAAGGAAACAGGATTTGAGGAGAAGGTGGGCAGGCAAGAGTCGACACCAGATAACACATCCATCTTTGATGGTCTCCTTGATGAGACATTGATGGAATACGAAGCTGCCGAAGAAGAGCTTACTAGCTTAGATTACAGCTCATCTACCTTGCCATTCTATCAGCAAAGCAAGGACAAAAATCTGACCGAGAATGGACATCTTGAGTGTGATGGTGGGAGTATTGTAACACCTGAGGGAAGAGGCAGTAAAAACGAGATGAAAAAGGAATCACTACCACAGAACGACTCAAGGAAATATCCGAGAAAGTGTACAGAAGTCAAGAATTGTAATTTAAAAGTTTGTAAACGAGGGACTTCATGTATATTGAGCAATGACAAGATTATGACTGATGAGGATGGAAGGAGGGAGACCAAGGGAAACCAAAGTGACAGTGATGCATTTTCTGATGAATCAATGATCATATTTTCATCCGGTAGTGAAGATGAAGGATTCCTTTCTGTAAGTAGTAAGCCACCAGCTCTGACCAAAGAAAATGAGGGCACTTCTCTCCTGACAAAGGATAAAAGGAAGCCTTGGTTTATACCTGATATGCCAAAAGAAAGGGTGCAGAAAGACACTCTTAGGAAGACTAACAAGAAGAGCAAAAAAGGAGGGAAAAAGTCTGAATTCATCTCAGAGGCAGTAGAGTTGAGAGATGCACAAAAACGTAAGACAGATATAGCAAATGATGTTAAAGTCACATGCAGTAATCAACAGTTACCTGAACCAACTAATGGTGATTCTCACCCTACAAAGCCAAGAACAATTTCATTGCAGGGCAAGATTATTGGTTctaacaagaaaaacaaaaaggaacagCAAAAGCCTGGATCTCTCACAAAAACTGTAGTGGGATTAACAGATACCCAGGACTGTAGAAATGGTTTGGAAACTGATGAGGAAGGAACATACAATGATCAGCAATTAACAGAAACAGCTGATGGGTTCTCTCATCTTAAAAACAGGTCCAAGTTTATACCTTACAAGCCAAGTACAATTGCATCACAGGAAAAGATTATTGGTTCTACTAAGAAaagcaagaaacaaaaacaaaagcttGGATCCATACCAGAAGCAGTGGCATTAATAGATACCCAGGACTGTAGAGATGGTGTGGCACCTGATAATGAAGTAGCATTCAGTGATCAGCAATTAACAGAAACTGCTAATTGTCTTTCTCATCTTAAAAAGAGGTCCGAGTTTATACCTTACAAGCCAAGTACAATTGCATCACAGGGAAAGATTATTGGTTCtaacaagaaaaacaagaaacaaaaacaaaagcttGGATCCATACCAGAAGCAGTGGCATTAATAGATACCCAGGACTGTAGAGATGGTGTGGCACCTGATAATGAAGTAGCATTCAGTGATCAGCAATTAACAGAAACTGCTAATTGTCTTTCTCATCTTAAAAAGAGGTCCGAGTTTATACCTTACAAGCCAAGTACAATTGCATCACAGGGAAAGATTATTGGTTctaacaagaaaaacaaaaagcaacaacaaaagcCTGGATCTCTCACAAAAGCAGTGGGATTAACAGATACCCAGTACTGTAGAGATGGTGTGGCAACTGATGATAAAGGAACATGCAATGATCAGCAATTGACAGAAACAGCTAATGGTAGCTCTAACCAAGTTACCGAGAAGCCTGTTTTTATTCCGCACAGGCCAAATGTCAATGAGTCGTCACAAAGAAGCATGGATTCTGCCAAAGAGCAACCGAAAATGTCTGAACCCCGTCCAGAAACATTGGAATTAGGAGACAACCAGCACTGTAAGAGTGATATGGCAAATGATAAAGGAACAGGAAGCTCAACTAAATGTGACTCTCACCTTACGAAGGGGCCGCCTGGATTTATACCCTACGAGCCAAATGTAATTGTATCACAGACTAGCATTATGGATCCTGCCAAGAAAAACAACCTGCAAAAGAGGAAGTCTGAATCCATCCCAGAAACATTGCAAGATATAGCGGAATCGGCCGTCGGGGACACTCGTAATCCCGCAGATGGATTGACAGAGGAAGAGACAGCCAAAATGTCAGATCAAACAAAGCTAACAGATATGAAAGGTTGGAACCTTCCCAAAGGTTGGGAAACTTACAGAGAAGCCACAGTTCACAAGAAGACGAAGGGATTCCATGAAGCCGAGACCCACGGGGGAGATGGTCCCGTTATACCATCCCACCAATTGAAAAGAACTACCGAGATTTGTCCACCCAGAAACCAACAGGAATTCACACAGAGTACTTCTACACAAACAGAGACAACTTTTCACCAGTTCTTAAGTTTCTTTTCGGTATGCGAAAAGTTTTTCTATGAATATAAAAACGTTACAACTACGGCATCATTGGACAACATTGGAGTTGATATCGATAACCCGCCAAGTCGTAAGAAGTTGAAGAAAGTAATGAAGAAGATAAAAAAGAGCAAGAGAAAGCAAGCCAAAGCTTCAAAGTTGAGGATGTCTAGTAGTGGCCAGTTATCTGGTTCAAGAAAAAGACGAATGAAGCATTCTGCAAAGAAAAGAGCAATCGAACATTACACTTCTCCAACTGGAAAGTCAAATATGCTGCATCATCCTAAACTACTTTTTG AGAAGCATACTTCAAGTGGCCCTTCCTCCTCTGAAGATTTTGAAGTTCACAGAAAAGGAAACAT GGATTCAAGAATTTAG
- the LOC139969527 gene encoding uncharacterized protein isoform X3, protein MRTIVLEKLTCEISVGSHFHTVAIRMSQGVYTQKDPIQNREEDGDEEEEGEEDVDKHQKLRAKYRKLKKLLACKKKKALAKEQKTRRKAKTKRVHAAALRNKKCNSYRNAKKAGSHAHEKLKVQSRCETGRSDRSDDDLDMLVDLLEADEDISDVLPSSQQFPNVEELLHKKKQKSKSIYDNAVDGTLVEDGNEASNLDEFPFTQPFKACHWETVGLHGSSTQPTDVGKISERDMLADGRFSRCKETGFEEKVGRQESTPDNTSIFDGLLDETLMEYEAAEEELTSLDYSSSTLPFYQQSKDKNLTENGHLECDGGSIVTPEGRGSKNEMKKESLPQNDSRKYPRKCTEVKNCNLKVCKRGTSCILSNDKIMTDEDGRRETKGNQSDSDAFSDESMIIFSSGSEDEGFLSVSSKPPALTKENEGTSLLTKDKRKPWFIPDMPKERVQKDTLRKTNKKSKKGGKKSEFISEAVELRDAQKRKTDIANDVKVTCSNQQLPEPTNGDSHPTKPRTISLQGKIIGSNKKNKKEQQKPGSLTKTVVGLTDTQDCRNGLETDEEGTYNDQQLTETADGFSHLKNRSKFIPYKPSTIASQEKIIGSTKKSKKQKQKLGSIPEAVALIDTQDCRDGVAPDNEVAFSDQQLTETANCLSHLKKRSEFIPYKPSTIASQGKIIGSNKKNKKQKQKLGSIPEAVALIDTQDCRDGVAPDNEVAFSDQQLTETANCLSHLKKRSEFIPYKPSTIASQGKIIGSNKKNKKQQQKPGSLTKAVGLTDTQYCRDGVATDDKGTCNDQQLTETANGSSNQVTEKPVFIPHRPNVNESSQRSMDSAKEQPKMSEPRPETLELGDNQHCKSDMANDKGTGSSTKCDSHLTKGPPGFIPYEPNVIVSQTSIMDPAKKNNLQKRKSESIPETLQDIAESAVGDTRNPADGLTEEETAKMSDQTKLTDMKGWNLPKGWETYREATVHKKTKGFHEAETHGGDGPVIPSHQLKRTTEICPPRNQQEFTQSTSTQTETTFHQFLSFFSVCEKFFYEYKNVTTTASLDNIGVDIDNPPSRKKLKKVMKKIKKSKRKQAKASKLRMSSSGQLSGSRKRRMKHSAKKRAIEHYTSPTGKSNMLHHPKLLFAYFKWPFLL, encoded by the exons ATGAGAACTATAGTTCTGGAAAAGTTGACATGCGAAATTAGTGTCGGCAGTCACTTTCACACGGTTGCAATCAGAATGTCACAAGGTGTCTATACCCAGAAGGATCCGATTCAGAACAGAGAAGAGGATGGagatgaagaagaggaaggagaagaagatGTAGATAAGCATCAGAAACTTAGAGCGAAATATCGGAAATTGAAAAAGCTATTAGcatgcaaaaagaaaaaggCACTGGCTAAAGAACAAAAAACGAGAAGAAAAGCCAAAACAAAGCGTGTGCACGCTGCTGCTCTGAGAAATAAGAAGTGCAACAGTTATAGGAATGCCAAGAAAGCTGGCAGTCATGCACATGAGAAATTAAAAGTTCAATCAAGATGCGAGACCGGACGAAGCGATCGTAGTGATGATGATCTGGATATGCTTGTAGACCTTTTAGAAGCTGATGAAGACATAAGTGATGTTTTACCTTCTAGTCAGCAGTTCCCAAATGTAGAGGAATTATTGCACAAGAAGAAGCAGAAGTCTAAAAGTATTTATGATAATGCTGTAGATGGAACACTAGTGGAGGATGGAAATGAAGCTTCTAATCTAGACGAATTCCCATTTACTCAACCATTCAAAGCTTGCCACTGGGAGACGGTTGGGTTACATGGCTCTTCGACCCAACCGACGGACGTCGGAAAGATTTCTGAGAGAGACATGCTGGCAGATGGAAGATTTTCAAGATGCAAGGAAACAGGATTTGAGGAGAAGGTGGGCAGGCAAGAGTCGACACCAGATAACACATCCATCTTTGATGGTCTCCTTGATGAGACATTGATGGAATACGAAGCTGCCGAAGAAGAGCTTACTAGCTTAGATTACAGCTCATCTACCTTGCCATTCTATCAGCAAAGCAAGGACAAAAATCTGACCGAGAATGGACATCTTGAGTGTGATGGTGGGAGTATTGTAACACCTGAGGGAAGAGGCAGTAAAAACGAGATGAAAAAGGAATCACTACCACAGAACGACTCAAGGAAATATCCGAGAAAGTGTACAGAAGTCAAGAATTGTAATTTAAAAGTTTGTAAACGAGGGACTTCATGTATATTGAGCAATGACAAGATTATGACTGATGAGGATGGAAGGAGGGAGACCAAGGGAAACCAAAGTGACAGTGATGCATTTTCTGATGAATCAATGATCATATTTTCATCCGGTAGTGAAGATGAAGGATTCCTTTCTGTAAGTAGTAAGCCACCAGCTCTGACCAAAGAAAATGAGGGCACTTCTCTCCTGACAAAGGATAAAAGGAAGCCTTGGTTTATACCTGATATGCCAAAAGAAAGGGTGCAGAAAGACACTCTTAGGAAGACTAACAAGAAGAGCAAAAAAGGAGGGAAAAAGTCTGAATTCATCTCAGAGGCAGTAGAGTTGAGAGATGCACAAAAACGTAAGACAGATATAGCAAATGATGTTAAAGTCACATGCAGTAATCAACAGTTACCTGAACCAACTAATGGTGATTCTCACCCTACAAAGCCAAGAACAATTTCATTGCAGGGCAAGATTATTGGTTctaacaagaaaaacaaaaaggaacagCAAAAGCCTGGATCTCTCACAAAAACTGTAGTGGGATTAACAGATACCCAGGACTGTAGAAATGGTTTGGAAACTGATGAGGAAGGAACATACAATGATCAGCAATTAACAGAAACAGCTGATGGGTTCTCTCATCTTAAAAACAGGTCCAAGTTTATACCTTACAAGCCAAGTACAATTGCATCACAGGAAAAGATTATTGGTTCTACTAAGAAaagcaagaaacaaaaacaaaagcttGGATCCATACCAGAAGCAGTGGCATTAATAGATACCCAGGACTGTAGAGATGGTGTGGCACCTGATAATGAAGTAGCATTCAGTGATCAGCAATTAACAGAAACTGCTAATTGTCTTTCTCATCTTAAAAAGAGGTCCGAGTTTATACCTTACAAGCCAAGTACAATTGCATCACAGGGAAAGATTATTGGTTCtaacaagaaaaacaagaaacaaaaacaaaagcttGGATCCATACCAGAAGCAGTGGCATTAATAGATACCCAGGACTGTAGAGATGGTGTGGCACCTGATAATGAAGTAGCATTCAGTGATCAGCAATTAACAGAAACTGCTAATTGTCTTTCTCATCTTAAAAAGAGGTCCGAGTTTATACCTTACAAGCCAAGTACAATTGCATCACAGGGAAAGATTATTGGTTctaacaagaaaaacaaaaagcaacaacaaaagcCTGGATCTCTCACAAAAGCAGTGGGATTAACAGATACCCAGTACTGTAGAGATGGTGTGGCAACTGATGATAAAGGAACATGCAATGATCAGCAATTGACAGAAACAGCTAATGGTAGCTCTAACCAAGTTACCGAGAAGCCTGTTTTTATTCCGCACAGGCCAAATGTCAATGAGTCGTCACAAAGAAGCATGGATTCTGCCAAAGAGCAACCGAAAATGTCTGAACCCCGTCCAGAAACATTGGAATTAGGAGACAACCAGCACTGTAAGAGTGATATGGCAAATGATAAAGGAACAGGAAGCTCAACTAAATGTGACTCTCACCTTACGAAGGGGCCGCCTGGATTTATACCCTACGAGCCAAATGTAATTGTATCACAGACTAGCATTATGGATCCTGCCAAGAAAAACAACCTGCAAAAGAGGAAGTCTGAATCCATCCCAGAAACATTGCAAGATATAGCGGAATCGGCCGTCGGGGACACTCGTAATCCCGCAGATGGATTGACAGAGGAAGAGACAGCCAAAATGTCAGATCAAACAAAGCTAACAGATATGAAAGGTTGGAACCTTCCCAAAGGTTGGGAAACTTACAGAGAAGCCACAGTTCACAAGAAGACGAAGGGATTCCATGAAGCCGAGACCCACGGGGGAGATGGTCCCGTTATACCATCCCACCAATTGAAAAGAACTACCGAGATTTGTCCACCCAGAAACCAACAGGAATTCACACAGAGTACTTCTACACAAACAGAGACAACTTTTCACCAGTTCTTAAGTTTCTTTTCGGTATGCGAAAAGTTTTTCTATGAATATAAAAACGTTACAACTACGGCATCATTGGACAACATTGGAGTTGATATCGATAACCCGCCAAGTCGTAAGAAGTTGAAGAAAGTAATGAAGAAGATAAAAAAGAGCAAGAGAAAGCAAGCCAAAGCTTCAAAGTTGAGGATGTCTAGTAGTGGCCAGTTATCTGGTTCAAGAAAAAGACGAATGAAGCATTCTGCAAAGAAAAGAGCAATCGAACATTACACTTCTCCAACTGGAAAGTCAAATATGCTGCATCATCCTAAACTACTTTTTG CATACTTCAAGTGGCCCTTCCTCCTCTGA